In a genomic window of Mucilaginibacter sp. KACC 22063:
- a CDS encoding TonB-dependent receptor encodes MKSLFAAAIALLLPFLAAAQLRVSGTVTDDRTNQPLPGATVSLQNLQTAPGAQTDANGSFSIDNVKPGSYVLKITYIGYQTWQKPMNVNSNTTIAVKMTSSSTNITEDINVIATRAGSKSPTTFTNLNHKEIQKNNLGQDLPYLLSQTPSAVVTSDAGAGVGYTGIRIRGSDGTRINVTVNGIPYNDSESQGSYFVDLPDFASSVDNIQIQRGVGTSTNGAGAFGASINIQTNTRRDTAYAELNNSAGSYGTVKNTVNLGTGLLGGHFSVDGRLSRISSDGYIDRASSNLKSYFLSGAYYGKSSIVRVNVFSGHEKTYQAWNGVPADSVAAGNRTYNELGYINSRGYYYNNQTDNYTQNHYQLLYDQKLGSKLSFNGALHYTKGYGYYEEYKNADSLKKYGITPVVVGGTTIAATDLVRRLWLNNDFYGFTYNFKYRPNNDLNVLLGGAYNQYKGAHYNNIEWTQESTSIPPDYEYSRDNAKKNDFNTYLRGEYQLGKVLLYGDLQYRHVYYSFLGYDRNLNNVQQAVDLNFFNPKAGITFDLTDNSNIYASWAVGHREPNRDDYTNSTPASRPKAETLHDFELGYRTTGHIFSGGINGFYMLYKNQLVLTGSLNDVGAAIRTNINDSYRAGVELDGRLRITPMLSWAANVAISTNKVKDFHQFLYNYDTESNVETVYKKSDIAFSPSFVGNSEISFRPVKGGEIAFISKYVSKQYLDNTSNVNPQGVPSAGNNEYAVNRYLKSYFVNNLRLSYNFQAWSLKNIGVSFLINNIFSAKYSANGATYPDIEGGQVVNYNYYYPQAPRNFLASLSLKF; translated from the coding sequence TTGAAAAGTTTATTTGCGGCGGCAATCGCCCTGCTGTTGCCATTTCTGGCAGCGGCCCAACTACGTGTCTCGGGCACTGTAACCGACGACCGTACCAACCAGCCATTACCTGGCGCCACGGTTTCATTACAAAACTTACAAACTGCACCCGGCGCACAAACAGATGCAAACGGCAGCTTTAGTATCGACAATGTAAAGCCAGGCAGCTATGTGTTAAAGATCACTTACATAGGCTACCAAACCTGGCAAAAGCCGATGAATGTTAACAGTAATACCACTATTGCTGTAAAAATGACATCAAGCAGTACCAACATTACAGAAGATATTAATGTAATAGCCACGCGTGCAGGCAGCAAATCACCAACAACATTCACTAATCTTAATCATAAAGAGATCCAGAAAAACAATTTAGGACAGGATCTGCCTTACCTGCTTAGCCAAACACCATCGGCAGTGGTCACATCTGATGCAGGTGCAGGCGTTGGTTATACAGGTATCCGGATCCGCGGATCAGACGGTACACGTATCAATGTTACCGTAAACGGCATCCCGTACAACGATTCTGAGAGCCAGGGCAGTTATTTTGTTGACCTTCCCGACTTTGCTTCATCTGTTGATAACATTCAGATACAGCGCGGGGTAGGTACATCTACCAACGGTGCAGGCGCATTTGGAGCGAGTATCAACATACAAACTAATACTCGCCGGGATACGGCTTATGCGGAATTGAACAACTCTGCAGGCTCATACGGAACGGTTAAAAATACGGTGAACCTGGGTACAGGTTTACTTGGCGGACATTTCAGTGTCGACGGCCGTTTATCACGCATCAGCTCTGACGGCTATATCGACAGGGCATCATCCAACCTGAAATCATACTTTTTAAGCGGCGCTTACTATGGCAAATCCAGCATTGTAAGGGTAAACGTATTCTCGGGCCATGAGAAAACATACCAGGCCTGGAACGGCGTACCGGCCGATAGTGTAGCTGCAGGTAACCGTACTTACAACGAATTAGGTTATATCAATTCAAGAGGCTATTATTACAACAACCAAACCGACAACTATACGCAAAATCACTACCAACTACTTTACGACCAGAAATTAGGCAGTAAACTGTCTTTTAATGGTGCTTTACACTATACCAAAGGTTATGGTTATTACGAAGAATATAAAAATGCCGACTCGCTAAAAAAATATGGCATTACTCCAGTTGTTGTAGGCGGCACCACCATTGCTGCTACAGATCTGGTACGCCGCCTGTGGTTAAACAATGATTTTTACGGCTTCACCTATAACTTTAAATACCGCCCTAATAACGACCTGAATGTTTTGTTAGGCGGCGCTTATAATCAGTACAAAGGTGCGCACTATAATAATATAGAATGGACACAGGAGAGCACTTCTATTCCACCAGACTATGAGTACTCGCGCGATAACGCCAAGAAGAATGACTTTAATACTTACCTGCGTGGCGAATACCAATTAGGCAAAGTGCTGCTTTACGGCGATCTGCAATACCGCCATGTATATTATTCTTTCCTGGGTTACGACCGCAACCTGAACAATGTTCAGCAGGCAGTTGACCTTAACTTCTTTAATCCTAAAGCGGGCATTACGTTCGACCTGACTGACAATAGCAATATTTATGCCTCATGGGCAGTTGGCCACCGCGAACCAAACCGCGATGATTATACCAACTCGACACCTGCAAGCCGCCCAAAAGCAGAAACCCTGCACGACTTTGAACTAGGCTATCGTACAACGGGGCATATCTTCAGCGGTGGCATTAACGGCTTTTACATGCTGTACAAAAACCAGCTGGTGCTAACCGGATCGCTTAACGATGTGGGTGCAGCTATTCGTACCAATATTAACGACAGCTACCGCGCCGGTGTGGAGCTTGACGGCCGCTTACGTATTACACCCATGTTAAGCTGGGCTGCCAATGTAGCCATCAGCACCAATAAGGTGAAAGACTTCCACCAGTTTTTGTATAACTACGATACAGAAAGCAATGTGGAAACCGTTTACAAAAAATCGGATATTGCCTTCTCGCCAAGTTTTGTCGGCAACAGCGAGATCAGTTTCCGCCCGGTTAAAGGCGGAGAGATTGCCTTTATCAGCAAATATGTAAGCAAGCAATATCTCGATAATACATCAAACGTTAACCCGCAGGGTGTACCATCAGCCGGGAACAACGAGTATGCGGTTAATCGTTACCTGAAATCATACTTTGTAAACAACCTGCGTTTAAGCTATAATTTCCAGGCATGGTCGCTTAAGAATATCGGCGTATCCTTCTTGATCAATAATATTTTCAGCGCGAAATATAGTGCAAATGGTGCTACCTATCCTGATATTGAGGGCGGGCAAGTAGTTAATTACAACTATTATTACCCGCAGGCACCGCGCAATTTCCTGGCATCACTTAGCTTAAAATTCTGA
- the pnuC gene encoding nicotinamide riboside transporter PnuC: protein MHQWIQLLIEQIRQTTLLEWLAVLLGVAEVLLAKRNNILLYPAGIGGSALSIFLLLESGLYAEAGLSVYYVVMSIYGWIIWVRRKNEPPLPVTYASKNEWLIVLLITFGGWLGIYLLLHHFTKSTVPVWDALVSSTAWAGTWLLARRKIENWVVLNISNLFAVPLLFYKHLPLFALLTVFLFVVAVFGFFDWQRIYRKEKQVN from the coding sequence ATGCATCAGTGGATACAGTTACTTATTGAGCAAATACGGCAAACCACTTTATTAGAGTGGCTTGCCGTATTGCTTGGTGTTGCTGAGGTATTGCTGGCAAAAAGAAATAACATTCTGCTTTATCCGGCAGGCATTGGCGGCTCGGCATTATCTATTTTTTTACTGCTGGAATCGGGGCTTTATGCCGAGGCAGGGCTAAGCGTGTATTATGTAGTAATGAGTATTTATGGCTGGATAATATGGGTTCGGCGCAAAAATGAGCCGCCATTACCGGTAACTTATGCCAGCAAAAACGAGTGGCTGATTGTCTTGCTGATTACCTTTGGCGGCTGGCTGGGTATTTACCTGTTACTGCACCATTTTACCAAATCAACCGTTCCGGTATGGGATGCCCTGGTATCATCAACCGCATGGGCAGGCACATGGCTGCTGGCTAGGCGCAAAATTGAGAACTGGGTTGTGCTTAATATCTCCAACCTGTTTGCCGTACCGCTTTTGTTTTATAAGCATTTGCCTCTGTTTGCTTTACTTACTGTATTTCTGTTTGTGGTTGCCGTGTTCGGGTTTTTCGACTGGCAGCGTATCTATCGTAAAGAGAAACAAGTTAATTAA
- a CDS encoding HopJ type III effector protein has translation MTEQVSTLINNLKNHSINFADVLKHIEAEYNHQPTAFKNGDVYNEASQNQGSAKVLSYAKLNNLSKEDTLLLFAEHYQSVLDDPDGEAHQNIRQFMAHGWEGVVFEGDALTKK, from the coding sequence ATGACTGAACAAGTAAGCACCCTCATCAATAATTTAAAGAACCACAGCATCAACTTTGCAGATGTGCTCAAACACATTGAAGCGGAATACAACCATCAACCTACCGCATTTAAAAATGGCGATGTTTACAACGAAGCCTCACAAAACCAGGGCAGTGCAAAGGTTTTGTCTTATGCAAAGCTTAACAACTTAAGTAAAGAAGATACCCTGCTACTGTTTGCCGAACACTATCAATCTGTACTTGACGATCCGGATGGCGAAGCACACCAGAATATCCGTCAGTTTATGGCACACGGCTGGGAAGGTGTTGTTTTTGAAGGCGATGCTTTAACCAAAAAGTAG
- a CDS encoding acyl-CoA dehydrogenase, producing the protein MKKIQHPSALVQADWVDMIRKEAFAAEQEGQLQPGQLALIYDQQWFKLLVPKAYGGLETPLPDLVRLEEALAWADGSLGWVVTLCTGAGWFGGFIEPEVALKIFADPQVCLAGSGAASGTAVKTEDGYLINGSWKYASGVKHATHFTCNCNIEDENGPVLNEQGQPLVLPFVIDSKQATLIPAWKYIGMMGTGSHAFEIKDAVVTADRRFKIDATATQVDGLLYRYPFMQLAEATLAANIAGIATHFIDLCPAVFENKPRLTPEKAATLSTELETARWNMEQARSEFYRAVDQSWELLFNNADASESLQAVSRTSRQLATIARESVDTLYPYCGLLAASPDTEINQVWRDLHTASQHSLLTFN; encoded by the coding sequence ATGAAAAAGATACAACACCCTTCTGCATTAGTACAGGCAGATTGGGTTGATATGATACGTAAAGAAGCTTTTGCTGCCGAGCAGGAAGGGCAATTACAACCCGGGCAGTTAGCATTGATTTATGACCAGCAATGGTTTAAGCTGCTGGTACCAAAAGCTTATGGAGGTTTGGAAACGCCTTTACCAGATCTGGTAAGGCTGGAAGAAGCCTTAGCATGGGCTGATGGCAGCCTGGGGTGGGTTGTAACTTTGTGCACCGGTGCAGGTTGGTTTGGGGGCTTTATTGAGCCAGAAGTAGCTTTAAAGATATTTGCTGATCCGCAAGTGTGCCTGGCAGGTAGCGGTGCGGCAAGCGGCACAGCAGTAAAAACTGAAGATGGATACCTGATAAACGGTAGCTGGAAATATGCCAGCGGTGTTAAGCATGCCACACATTTTACCTGTAATTGCAATATCGAGGACGAGAACGGCCCGGTTTTAAATGAACAGGGGCAACCGCTTGTATTACCTTTTGTGATTGACAGCAAACAAGCTACTTTGATACCCGCCTGGAAATACATAGGCATGATGGGCACGGGTAGCCATGCTTTTGAAATAAAAGATGCCGTAGTAACTGCTGACCGCCGCTTTAAGATAGATGCCACTGCTACACAGGTCGACGGCTTGCTATACCGATATCCGTTTATGCAACTGGCTGAAGCAACGCTGGCGGCCAACATTGCCGGCATAGCCACTCATTTTATTGATCTGTGCCCTGCTGTATTTGAGAACAAACCACGCTTAACGCCTGAAAAAGCAGCAACGCTTAGTACGGAACTGGAGACCGCCAGGTGGAATATGGAGCAGGCCAGAAGCGAATTTTACCGTGCAGTAGATCAATCGTGGGAATTGCTGTTTAATAATGCAGATGCTTCTGAGAGCTTGCAAGCGGTAAGCCGCACCAGCAGGCAACTGGCCACCATAGCACGCGAGTCGGTTGATACGCTTTATCCTTACTGCGGGCTTCTGGCCGCATCGCCGGATACAGAAATTAACCAGGTATGGCGGGATCTGCATACAGCCAGCCAGCATTCGTTACTGACGTTTAATTAA